The following are encoded in a window of Neomicrococcus lactis genomic DNA:
- a CDS encoding bifunctional phosphopantothenoylcysteine decarboxylase/phosphopantothenate synthase, with protein sequence MAARIVLGVSGGIAAYKVASLLRLYREAGHEVDVIPTPNSLEFVGRATWEALSGRQVTESVFQEIDSVRHVRLGQEADLVVVAPATADILARAATGQSNDLLTATLLTAHCPVVFAPAMHTEMWLHPATQANVATLRSRGVTVLDPADGRLTGKDSGPGRLPEPAELFEKTSAILAASLNQRATATHNQSGAASSSSGIDGAESSPDAARPLEGRIVTISAGGTREPLDPVRFLGNRSSGRQGVAIAQAARDAGADVRFVAAHMDIPTPDGVILTTASTALELRDAVFEAARGADILIMNAAVADFRPSEYADTKIKKKDDVADPVIHLVRNPDILAEVVAERNANDFSTLPPLIVGFAAETGDAETSVVEHGAAKLARKGCEMLVVNQVGSSLVFGQDTNSVTILSADGTQPVEFSGTKTSVAQVLIETIAARVDSLDK encoded by the coding sequence GTGGCGGCTCGCATTGTCCTAGGTGTAAGCGGCGGTATTGCCGCTTACAAGGTTGCTTCATTGCTTCGCTTGTACCGCGAAGCCGGCCACGAAGTCGACGTCATTCCTACCCCGAACTCTTTGGAGTTCGTGGGTCGTGCCACGTGGGAGGCCCTTTCTGGCCGCCAAGTCACTGAATCCGTTTTTCAGGAGATCGATTCCGTGCGTCACGTGCGCTTGGGACAAGAAGCTGACCTTGTGGTGGTTGCTCCGGCAACCGCTGACATTCTCGCGCGAGCAGCGACCGGCCAGTCCAACGATCTTCTGACGGCTACGTTGTTGACCGCGCATTGCCCGGTGGTCTTTGCACCCGCGATGCACACTGAAATGTGGTTGCACCCGGCCACCCAAGCGAATGTCGCCACGTTACGTTCACGAGGAGTGACGGTTCTTGATCCTGCCGACGGTCGCCTCACCGGTAAGGACTCTGGCCCAGGGCGTTTACCCGAGCCAGCTGAACTGTTTGAGAAGACGTCCGCCATCTTGGCAGCGTCGCTGAACCAGCGCGCAACGGCGACGCACAATCAGTCCGGGGCTGCGTCGTCGTCCTCAGGGATCGATGGCGCTGAATCTTCTCCCGATGCGGCACGTCCGCTAGAGGGCAGAATCGTCACGATTTCCGCAGGCGGTACGCGTGAGCCGCTGGATCCAGTGCGATTCCTCGGCAACCGTTCGTCTGGTCGTCAAGGTGTAGCAATCGCGCAAGCTGCACGGGATGCTGGCGCGGACGTACGTTTTGTTGCGGCGCACATGGATATTCCTACCCCAGATGGCGTGATTCTCACCACTGCCTCCACGGCGCTGGAGCTTCGAGATGCTGTCTTCGAAGCGGCTCGTGGCGCAGATATTCTCATCATGAATGCGGCCGTCGCGGACTTTAGGCCCAGTGAGTACGCAGATACGAAGATCAAGAAGAAGGATGACGTGGCTGATCCCGTCATTCACTTGGTGCGTAACCCGGACATTCTGGCAGAGGTCGTCGCCGAGCGAAACGCGAATGATTTCTCAACGCTTCCCCCGTTAATTGTGGGTTTTGCCGCGGAAACTGGCGACGCTGAAACCTCCGTTGTGGAGCATGGTGCCGCGAAATTGGCACGCAAGGGCTGCGAAATGCTGGTGGTGAATCAAGTTGGTTCGTCGCTGGTCTTCGGTCAAGACACTAACTCGGTGACCATTCTCTCGGCTGACGGCACACAACCCGTCGAGTTCTCGGGAACCAAAACTAGCGTGGCTCAAGTTCTCATCGAAACGATCGCGGCACGGGTAGACTCGCTGGACAAGTAA
- the metK gene encoding methionine adenosyltransferase, with protein sequence MISQKQNLRLFTSESVTEGHPDKICDQISDGILDALLAQDPEARVAVETLTTTGLVHVAGEVTTSAYVEIPQIVRETILGIGYDSSANGFDGERCGVSISIGQQSAEISDGVTHSLEVRESGSVDPMDAQGAGDQGLMFGFASDETPTLMPMPIFLAHRLSERLTHVRKQGILPELRPDGKTQVTIGYDGDKPVSIDAVVVSAQHATSYELDRLKADLKAEVVDPVISQSGLDISDTKIILNPAGRFIIGGPVGDAGLTGRKIIVDTYGGFARHGGGAFSGKDPSKVDRSAAYAMRWVAKNIVSAGLARRAEVQVAYAIGQAAPVGLYVETFGTEQIDPLRLPEAIRSVFDLRPLAIIRDLDLKRPIYQRTAAHGHFGREEPDFTWENTDRADDLRSFFNA encoded by the coding sequence GTGATTTCCCAAAAGCAAAACCTGCGATTGTTCACGTCCGAATCGGTGACTGAAGGTCACCCGGACAAGATCTGCGATCAGATTAGTGACGGCATTCTTGATGCCCTCTTGGCACAAGACCCCGAGGCCCGCGTGGCCGTTGAAACGTTGACCACCACTGGGTTGGTCCATGTTGCTGGTGAAGTCACCACGAGCGCTTACGTAGAAATCCCGCAAATCGTCCGCGAGACCATCCTCGGCATTGGCTACGATTCTTCCGCCAACGGATTCGATGGCGAGCGATGCGGCGTTTCGATCTCTATCGGCCAGCAGTCCGCAGAAATTTCCGACGGCGTGACCCACTCTTTGGAAGTCCGCGAAAGCGGCTCCGTGGATCCTATGGATGCACAGGGCGCTGGCGACCAGGGCCTCATGTTCGGTTTCGCGAGCGATGAGACGCCGACGCTCATGCCGATGCCGATCTTCTTGGCACACCGCCTTTCTGAGCGACTCACGCATGTCCGCAAGCAGGGCATCCTTCCTGAACTGCGCCCCGATGGAAAGACTCAGGTCACCATCGGATACGACGGCGACAAGCCTGTCAGCATCGATGCCGTCGTGGTGTCCGCTCAGCACGCCACCTCTTACGAGCTGGATCGTCTCAAGGCAGACCTCAAGGCTGAAGTCGTTGATCCCGTGATCTCCCAGTCCGGACTGGACATCAGTGACACCAAGATCATTCTTAACCCGGCCGGCCGCTTCATCATTGGCGGTCCCGTGGGTGACGCTGGTTTGACCGGCCGCAAGATCATCGTTGACACCTACGGCGGATTCGCTCGCCATGGCGGCGGTGCGTTCTCCGGTAAGGATCCTTCGAAGGTGGACCGCTCTGCTGCGTACGCCATGCGCTGGGTAGCAAAGAACATCGTGAGCGCAGGCCTTGCTCGTCGCGCCGAGGTTCAGGTTGCCTACGCCATTGGCCAAGCCGCTCCTGTGGGACTGTACGTCGAGACGTTTGGCACAGAGCAGATTGACCCGTTGCGGTTGCCAGAAGCAATCCGCAGTGTCTTCGACTTGCGCCCGTTGGCGATCATCCGCGACCTTGACCTCAAGCGTCCTATTTACCAGCGCACGGCAGCTCACGGTCACTTCGGCCGCGAAGAGCCTGACTTCACGTGGGAAAACACGGATCGCGCCGACGATTTGCGATCCTTCTTCAACGCATAG
- a CDS encoding primosomal protein PriA, whose translation MALEARGTPESLPGLDVVSTTPETKQSTSGVALAPELPYARVVLDQPVPHLDHPFDYSVPLSMHDDAVPGARVSVRFGAQKLNGYILERRADVEAGVSPIPLLKVLTPFPVLNPLVATAARAVADRYAGTLSDVLRAAVPPRAASVDKEFRTEAEVSEAEAGSRAASSSFDSSESAWRHYEGGPDFLAQLAAGESPRAVVTVLPQAAGDWTQLVTDALTATHASGRGTTVVVPDARDLQLLETRLAEHEPAIDVARLNAEDGPTPRYRNFMSVALGRTNVAIGTRSAAFAPLKAPGLYILWQDADQSLNEPRAPYQHAREVLLLRASLEGAGLLILSTSRSAEAQRLVATKWALELAAARDVRRSFSPRIVVTGDDFEREKDPFLHASRLPRAAWTAAKDALEKGPVLIQVARTGFVPTTSCERCRAAASCKHCHGPLSLSHASAVPTCQWCGRVANAWSCDVCGFTKLRARAIGADRTAEELGRAFPKFPVVSATGAQPKYEVSDKPQLVVATPGAEPRAHGGYQAALLLDGDRSLMREGLRVSEEVVHRWFDAVSLVKSASEGGRVVIAASQTDATQALVRMDAPGFAWRELEQRRDVNLPPACRSAVLEGPARSTDEFVESLSLPETVSVLGPVAFENPGTSGDYLHRWLLFFTYADGPNVAKELKNAKIRSSTHRKPVVSVRVDDSRAL comes from the coding sequence GTGGCACTCGAGGCGCGCGGTACACCGGAGTCACTTCCGGGGCTTGACGTCGTTTCCACCACCCCGGAAACGAAGCAGTCGACCTCCGGTGTAGCGCTCGCGCCCGAACTCCCGTATGCCCGGGTGGTGCTGGATCAACCGGTTCCGCACTTGGACCACCCCTTTGATTACTCGGTTCCGCTTTCCATGCACGACGACGCCGTTCCCGGCGCCCGCGTGAGCGTCCGGTTCGGTGCCCAGAAATTGAATGGCTACATTCTGGAGCGTCGCGCTGACGTTGAAGCCGGAGTGTCGCCGATCCCGCTGCTCAAAGTCCTCACGCCGTTCCCAGTCCTAAATCCTCTCGTGGCAACGGCGGCTCGGGCCGTCGCAGATCGCTACGCAGGAACGCTCTCTGACGTGTTGCGTGCGGCAGTACCGCCGCGCGCCGCGAGCGTTGACAAAGAATTTCGTACGGAAGCCGAGGTCTCTGAAGCGGAGGCTGGTAGCCGAGCTGCGTCGTCGTCCTTTGATAGTTCCGAATCCGCATGGCGGCACTATGAAGGCGGCCCGGATTTCCTGGCCCAACTGGCGGCGGGCGAATCTCCGCGAGCCGTGGTGACGGTGCTTCCGCAAGCGGCGGGGGACTGGACTCAGCTTGTCACCGACGCGCTGACGGCCACTCATGCCTCCGGTCGCGGCACCACAGTGGTGGTGCCCGACGCCCGCGATCTTCAGCTTCTCGAAACGCGCCTTGCCGAACACGAGCCTGCGATCGATGTTGCCCGCTTGAATGCGGAAGATGGGCCGACGCCGCGGTATCGAAATTTCATGAGCGTCGCGCTGGGACGAACCAATGTTGCCATCGGCACGCGATCTGCCGCGTTTGCGCCGCTGAAAGCGCCGGGGCTGTACATCTTGTGGCAAGACGCGGACCAGAGCCTGAATGAGCCGCGAGCTCCGTATCAGCATGCACGCGAAGTACTGCTGCTGCGCGCGAGTCTTGAGGGCGCTGGCCTGTTGATTCTGTCTACCAGCCGAAGTGCCGAAGCCCAACGCCTCGTGGCGACTAAGTGGGCGCTTGAACTCGCTGCTGCGCGCGACGTGCGCCGCTCGTTTTCGCCGCGCATTGTGGTGACCGGTGATGACTTTGAGCGTGAGAAAGATCCTTTCCTGCACGCCTCACGTCTGCCGCGTGCGGCGTGGACTGCTGCGAAGGACGCGCTCGAAAAGGGGCCCGTCTTGATTCAGGTGGCCCGGACCGGGTTTGTGCCCACGACCTCGTGTGAGCGATGCCGTGCTGCCGCTTCGTGCAAGCACTGCCACGGGCCGTTGTCGCTCTCACACGCGTCTGCCGTGCCGACGTGCCAGTGGTGTGGCCGCGTGGCCAACGCCTGGAGTTGCGATGTCTGCGGCTTTACCAAGCTACGCGCTCGAGCTATCGGCGCGGACCGTACTGCCGAAGAATTGGGTCGGGCCTTTCCGAAGTTCCCGGTGGTCTCGGCGACCGGCGCGCAACCCAAGTATGAGGTCTCGGATAAGCCCCAACTCGTGGTGGCCACGCCTGGTGCGGAACCACGCGCACATGGTGGCTATCAGGCCGCTTTGCTGCTCGATGGCGATCGATCCCTCATGCGCGAAGGACTGCGTGTGAGCGAAGAAGTGGTGCACCGCTGGTTTGATGCGGTGTCTCTCGTGAAGTCAGCCTCCGAAGGCGGACGAGTGGTCATTGCTGCGTCACAGACGGACGCCACTCAGGCACTAGTTCGAATGGATGCTCCGGGGTTTGCGTGGCGCGAATTAGAGCAGCGCCGCGACGTGAATCTGCCGCCGGCATGCCGTTCGGCTGTTCTTGAGGGCCCTGCGCGTTCGACGGATGAATTCGTGGAGTCTTTGTCTCTGCCGGAGACCGTGTCCGTCTTGGGACCAGTAGCGTTCGAGAACCCAGGAACTTCGGGGGACTACCTGCACCGGTGGCTGCTGTTCTTCACGTACGCGGACGGCCCCAACGTTGCCAAGGAACTCAAGAACGCGAAGATTCGATCCAGCACGCACCGCAAGCCTGTAGTGTCCGTGCGGGTGGATGATTCGCGCGCGCTCTAG
- a CDS encoding alpha/beta fold hydrolase produces the protein MEPDQPLNDDRPALATTIRIEESDVRVFTYPATVQHPVARFNEETQTFAAHSDGVILAIHGFRGDHHGLRRVINALPEYTFVVPDLPGFGASSAFWGTNHDTDGYGLVITALKKVLGISDNSILLGHSYGSIVTSSYMAKHPDAFQSLILINPICEPALESDQRLLSYVAQGYYGFASLLPRELGEAFIRLRVATDLTSLAMTKSKDPDIRKYVVNQHRTYFGGFANLDVLRQCYESSITDSVKDFAADISVPTLLIAGALDELGSVAKQQHLATLFERSELHVIPDVGHLIHYETPFSAAAAIRGFLQ, from the coding sequence GTGGAACCTGATCAGCCTCTTAACGACGATCGACCTGCTCTCGCCACGACCATCAGGATCGAAGAATCGGATGTCCGCGTCTTCACCTATCCCGCGACTGTTCAACACCCGGTAGCGCGCTTCAACGAAGAGACGCAGACCTTCGCGGCCCACAGCGACGGCGTGATTCTGGCAATCCACGGTTTCCGCGGAGATCACCACGGGCTGCGCCGCGTCATCAACGCGCTTCCCGAATACACCTTCGTGGTCCCCGACCTCCCAGGCTTCGGCGCCTCGAGCGCGTTTTGGGGAACCAACCATGACACCGACGGATATGGCTTGGTCATCACGGCCCTCAAGAAGGTCCTCGGCATCAGCGACAATTCAATTTTGCTGGGACACTCCTACGGTTCCATCGTGACCTCGTCCTATATGGCGAAGCACCCGGACGCATTTCAATCGCTGATTCTCATCAACCCCATTTGCGAGCCCGCGCTGGAGAGCGATCAAAGGCTCCTCAGCTACGTGGCACAGGGGTACTACGGTTTCGCGAGCCTGCTCCCCCGAGAATTGGGCGAGGCTTTCATTCGCTTGCGAGTGGCCACGGATTTAACGTCGCTGGCCATGACGAAGTCCAAGGATCCAGATATCCGCAAGTACGTGGTCAATCAGCACCGCACGTACTTTGGCGGCTTCGCCAATTTGGACGTATTGCGCCAATGCTACGAGTCATCCATTACTGACTCGGTGAAGGACTTCGCAGCCGATATTTCAGTCCCCACCCTGCTCATCGCGGGTGCGTTGGATGAGCTGGGAAGCGTCGCGAAGCAACAGCACCTGGCCACCCTCTTTGAACGTTCAGAGCTACACGTGATCCCAGACGTGGGACACCTGATTCACTACGAGACCCCGTTTTCAGCCGCTGCCGCAATTCGCGGATTCCTGCAGTAG
- the glpK gene encoding glycerol kinase GlpK gives MSSFMLAIDQGTTSTRAVIYDVAGESIASGQKEHRQIFAHPGWVEHDATEIWNNTRAAVGLALAQANLTRHHIAGVGITNQRETTVVWNKLTGEPLAPAIVWQDTRTQGFVATHEADGLATVIKDITGLPLTTYFSVSKLAWILENVPEARELANSGAALFGTIDSWLLWNLTGGPDGGVHATDVTNASRTGLMDIYSCQWSTEICSELNIPLSMLPEIKTSSGHSGICHDDQLLRDTPITGILGDQQAATFGQAVFTPGAAKNTYGTGCFLNLVTGNEPVTSSEGLLTTVAYQLEGQPPVYGLEGSVAVAGSLVQWLRDNLGIISTSAEVEELAASVPDNGGVYFVPAFSGLFAPYWRPEARGAIQGLTRFVTKAHIARAALESTAYQVYDVVASVQTERGEDTGALKELRVDGGMCVNDGLMQFQADVLNLDVIRPKNVETTSLGAAYAAGLAIGFWDNLEALQSLWKEERRFTPNMDADHRKELLGRWNRAVGNTVGWLEPLA, from the coding sequence ATGTCCTCCTTCATGCTGGCGATTGATCAGGGAACCACTTCCACGCGTGCCGTCATCTATGACGTCGCTGGTGAATCAATTGCGAGCGGTCAGAAAGAACACCGCCAGATCTTCGCGCATCCAGGTTGGGTTGAGCATGACGCCACCGAAATCTGGAACAACACCCGCGCCGCCGTGGGACTGGCACTAGCGCAGGCCAACCTCACGCGCCACCACATCGCAGGCGTGGGCATCACGAATCAACGCGAAACCACCGTGGTGTGGAACAAACTCACGGGTGAGCCGCTGGCACCCGCGATCGTGTGGCAAGACACCCGCACACAGGGCTTCGTAGCGACCCACGAAGCAGACGGTTTGGCGACAGTCATCAAGGACATCACCGGTTTGCCGCTGACCACCTACTTTTCCGTTTCCAAACTCGCATGGATCCTAGAGAACGTTCCCGAAGCACGGGAGCTTGCCAATAGCGGAGCGGCGCTGTTTGGAACCATCGATTCATGGCTGCTGTGGAACCTGACGGGCGGTCCTGATGGGGGAGTGCACGCAACGGACGTCACCAATGCGTCCCGCACTGGCCTCATGGATATCTACAGTTGCCAGTGGTCCACAGAGATTTGTAGCGAGCTGAACATTCCGCTGTCGATGCTCCCGGAGATCAAGACATCGTCCGGTCACTCTGGAATCTGCCACGACGATCAGTTGCTTCGCGATACGCCCATTACCGGCATCCTTGGCGACCAGCAGGCGGCAACCTTTGGTCAGGCCGTCTTCACCCCGGGCGCCGCGAAGAACACGTATGGCACCGGCTGCTTCCTCAACCTTGTCACCGGCAATGAGCCAGTGACGTCGTCCGAGGGTCTTCTGACCACCGTCGCGTATCAACTTGAGGGTCAGCCTCCGGTCTACGGTCTCGAAGGATCCGTAGCGGTAGCGGGTTCTCTGGTCCAGTGGCTGCGCGACAATCTCGGGATCATCTCGACGTCCGCTGAGGTTGAAGAGCTCGCCGCGTCCGTCCCGGATAACGGAGGCGTCTATTTTGTGCCGGCATTCTCTGGCTTGTTCGCGCCGTACTGGCGTCCTGAGGCGCGCGGTGCCATTCAGGGGCTAACGCGCTTTGTGACGAAGGCTCACATTGCGCGGGCGGCTCTGGAGAGCACTGCGTATCAGGTGTACGACGTCGTAGCTTCCGTTCAGACGGAACGCGGAGAGGACACTGGGGCCCTGAAAGAGCTCCGTGTTGACGGCGGAATGTGCGTGAACGATGGACTCATGCAGTTCCAGGCTGACGTGCTCAATCTGGACGTTATTCGGCCAAAAAATGTTGAGACAACGTCCTTGGGTGCCGCGTATGCCGCCGGTTTGGCGATCGGTTTTTGGGACAATCTTGAAGCCCTTCAGAGCCTCTGGAAAGAAGAACGCCGCTTCACTCCCAATATGGATGCGGATCATCGGAAAGAACTGTTGGGCCGGTGGAATCGCGCGGTGGGGAACACAGTGGGATGGCTCGAACCGCTCGCGTGA
- the leuS gene encoding leucine--tRNA ligase produces MSTEETGTYDFKAAESKWAQVWDDLGVYKPLDDGSKERRYVLDMFPYPSGDLHMGHAEAFAMGDVVARYWRQKGFDVLHPIGWDSFGLPAENAAIKRNAHPAEWTYKNIDTQAASFKRYGISVDWSRRLQTSDPEYYRWTQWLFIELFNRGLAYRQNSPVNWCPKDQTVLANEQVVNGACERCGTLVTKKELNQWYFKITDYAQQLLDDMEQLEGHWPERVLAMQRNWIGRSEGAHVNFVIEALEGSEDTGRQVTVFTTRPDTLYGATFFVVAADAKLAAEIVAPEQAAALEEYREQVKALSDIDRLATDHEKTGVFLGRYAINPLNGEKLPVYAADYVLADYGTGAIMAVPAHDQRDLDFAKAMGLPVRAVVDTGEEDPAVTGIATSGTGTLINSGDLNGLTKEEGYAKAIEMVREQGTGDAYINFRLRDWLVSRQRFWGAPIPIIHCDSCGAVPVPDEQLPVRLPEDMRGEQLAPKGQSPLASNAAWVNTECPSCGKAATRDTDTMDTFVDSSWYYLRYMSPNNSEAAFDQEAMKNWMPVDQYVGGVEHAILHLLYSRFITKALADLGHINFTEPFKALLNQGQVLNGGKAMSKSLGNGVDLGQQLDEYGVDAIRLTMVFASPPEDDVDWADVSPSGSQKFLARAWRLAQDVTSAPGVDFAAGDKSLRSATHRTVAEAQELLDAGKFNVVIARIMSLVNATRKTIDSGAGAADPAVREATEAVAILLSLVAPYTAEDMWAQLGHEPSVALAGLPAVDPALLVEDTVTAVVQIQGKLRDRLEVSPDISEEDLKAAAMESANVQRALEGKEIRTVIVRAPKLVNIVTK; encoded by the coding sequence GTGAGTACGGAAGAGACCGGCACCTACGATTTCAAAGCGGCCGAGTCCAAATGGGCACAGGTTTGGGACGATTTAGGCGTCTACAAGCCGCTAGATGACGGGTCTAAAGAGCGTCGCTACGTGCTCGATATGTTCCCGTACCCATCCGGTGACTTGCACATGGGCCACGCAGAAGCTTTCGCTATGGGCGACGTCGTAGCTCGCTACTGGCGCCAAAAGGGATTCGACGTCCTGCACCCCATCGGCTGGGACTCCTTCGGTCTTCCCGCAGAGAACGCCGCTATCAAGCGCAACGCTCATCCTGCCGAGTGGACCTACAAGAACATCGATACCCAAGCTGCGTCCTTCAAGCGTTACGGCATTTCCGTTGACTGGTCACGCCGTCTCCAGACCTCTGATCCGGAGTACTACCGCTGGACCCAGTGGCTCTTCATCGAGCTCTTCAATCGTGGTTTGGCGTACCGCCAGAACTCTCCGGTGAACTGGTGCCCAAAGGACCAGACTGTGCTCGCAAACGAGCAGGTCGTCAACGGAGCGTGTGAGCGCTGTGGCACCTTGGTCACCAAGAAGGAATTGAACCAGTGGTATTTCAAGATCACTGATTACGCGCAGCAGTTGCTCGATGACATGGAACAGCTCGAGGGCCACTGGCCAGAGCGCGTGTTGGCCATGCAGCGTAACTGGATCGGCCGTTCCGAAGGCGCCCACGTGAACTTCGTGATCGAAGCTCTCGAAGGCTCCGAGGACACCGGGCGTCAGGTCACGGTCTTCACCACGCGCCCAGACACCTTGTACGGCGCAACCTTCTTCGTGGTTGCAGCTGACGCTAAGTTGGCGGCCGAGATCGTGGCTCCTGAGCAGGCAGCTGCCCTCGAGGAGTACCGCGAGCAGGTCAAGGCTCTGTCTGACATTGATCGTTTGGCCACGGATCATGAGAAGACCGGCGTTTTCTTGGGTCGTTACGCTATCAACCCGCTCAACGGCGAAAAGTTGCCTGTGTACGCAGCGGACTACGTGTTGGCCGACTACGGAACCGGCGCCATCATGGCCGTTCCTGCACATGACCAGCGCGACTTGGATTTCGCGAAGGCCATGGGCTTGCCTGTTCGCGCCGTCGTAGATACTGGCGAAGAGGATCCTGCCGTCACCGGCATCGCAACCTCCGGCACTGGCACCCTCATCAACTCGGGCGATCTGAACGGATTGACCAAGGAAGAGGGCTACGCGAAGGCCATCGAAATGGTCCGCGAGCAGGGTACCGGCGACGCTTACATCAACTTCCGTTTGCGCGACTGGTTGGTTTCGCGCCAGCGCTTCTGGGGTGCTCCGATCCCGATCATTCACTGTGACTCCTGTGGCGCAGTGCCTGTCCCAGACGAGCAGCTTCCAGTTCGTTTGCCTGAAGACATGCGTGGTGAGCAGCTCGCTCCGAAGGGTCAGTCGCCGTTGGCGTCCAACGCCGCTTGGGTTAACACCGAATGCCCAAGCTGTGGCAAGGCTGCCACGCGCGATACGGACACCATGGACACGTTCGTGGATTCCTCGTGGTACTACTTGCGCTATATGTCCCCGAACAACTCGGAAGCGGCATTTGACCAAGAAGCCATGAAGAACTGGATGCCGGTTGACCAGTACGTGGGCGGCGTGGAACACGCCATCCTGCACTTGCTGTACTCCCGCTTCATCACCAAGGCGCTTGCCGACTTGGGACACATCAACTTCACGGAGCCTTTCAAGGCGCTCTTGAACCAGGGCCAGGTCCTCAACGGCGGCAAGGCGATGTCCAAGTCGCTCGGCAACGGCGTGGACTTGGGCCAGCAGCTGGACGAGTACGGCGTTGACGCCATTCGTTTGACCATGGTCTTCGCTTCTCCTCCAGAGGATGACGTGGACTGGGCCGACGTTTCCCCGTCCGGTTCCCAGAAGTTCTTGGCCCGTGCCTGGCGTTTGGCTCAGGACGTGACGAGCGCTCCAGGCGTGGACTTCGCAGCGGGGGATAAGTCCCTGCGCTCCGCGACTCACCGCACCGTCGCCGAAGCTCAGGAGCTCTTGGACGCCGGCAAGTTCAACGTGGTGATCGCACGCATCATGAGCCTCGTGAACGCGACTCGTAAGACGATCGACTCCGGTGCTGGCGCAGCGGATCCTGCCGTCCGCGAAGCCACCGAAGCCGTCGCCATCTTGCTGAGCCTTGTCGCTCCGTACACCGCGGAAGACATGTGGGCGCAGTTGGGTCACGAACCATCCGTCGCGCTCGCCGGCTTGCCAGCAGTGGATCCTGCCCTCTTGGTTGAGGACACGGTCACGGCTGTCGTCCAGATCCAAGGCAAGCTTCGCGATCGTCTTGAGGTCTCCCCAGATATCTCGGAAGAGGATCTCAAGGCTGCAGCTATGGAATCGGCGAACGTGCAACGCGCGCTTGAGGGCAAGGAAATCCGCACTGTGATTGTCCGTGCTCCAAAGCTCGTGAACATCGTGACGAAGTAA
- a CDS encoding DegV family protein translates to MTEKNPKTRVPSWLERLRQSRATGPDNSDGPEHPSPRIAVVTDSGASLPSEFVSQHADRLVVVPMPLMIDGQIYAHDPENIERELALALALGKPVKTSRPAPGQFSQIYEELANRGFDGIVSLHLSGELSGTSDAARLAAESARIPVQVIDTRTAGLAEGYLVMDTVDFLENYDDAAFASATSPGKGASDSEPSEDARASSKLQSSESQASATSVPTDVSGASLEAATVADQKNQPSDPVQRAFAGVRALTGSLVPTIDFAVPSLDQLRAGGRISIAASVLGSLLSVKPILNIVDGKLQVRERVRTAPKVFARLLELAVQEAEKRGVPCRFGVQSFGNEEMARQLVRDLEAHTTYPVLLTSVSTVLAAHTGAGVLAICCAPARY, encoded by the coding sequence ATGACCGAGAAGAACCCTAAGACTCGAGTACCGAGCTGGCTTGAACGCCTGCGTCAGTCTCGAGCTACTGGGCCGGACAATTCTGATGGACCAGAGCATCCGTCACCGCGCATTGCCGTGGTGACGGACTCTGGTGCGTCGTTGCCGTCCGAATTCGTGTCACAGCATGCTGACCGTCTCGTCGTCGTGCCAATGCCGCTCATGATTGACGGGCAAATCTACGCTCACGATCCAGAGAATATCGAGCGCGAACTCGCGTTGGCTCTCGCCCTGGGAAAGCCCGTCAAGACCTCGCGTCCGGCACCGGGCCAGTTCTCGCAGATCTACGAAGAGCTCGCGAATCGCGGCTTTGATGGCATCGTTTCGCTTCATCTTTCAGGAGAGCTGTCCGGTACCAGTGATGCCGCGCGGCTAGCTGCGGAGTCCGCTCGCATTCCCGTCCAGGTCATCGACACCCGCACCGCAGGTCTTGCGGAGGGCTACCTGGTCATGGACACGGTGGATTTCTTAGAGAATTACGACGACGCAGCTTTCGCAAGCGCCACATCCCCAGGAAAAGGTGCTTCTGATAGCGAGCCGTCTGAAGATGCTCGTGCGTCTTCGAAGTTGCAGTCGTCTGAATCACAGGCGTCAGCTACGTCTGTGCCGACCGATGTTTCCGGAGCATCGCTCGAAGCGGCAACCGTAGCCGATCAAAAGAACCAGCCAAGCGATCCTGTTCAGCGTGCGTTTGCTGGCGTTCGGGCTTTGACTGGTTCGCTGGTTCCAACCATCGACTTCGCCGTTCCGTCATTGGATCAGCTCCGTGCGGGCGGTCGTATCTCCATCGCCGCCTCCGTGCTGGGGTCACTTCTTTCGGTCAAGCCCATCCTCAACATTGTTGATGGAAAGCTGCAGGTAAGAGAGCGCGTGCGTACCGCTCCCAAGGTCTTTGCCCGCTTACTGGAACTGGCGGTTCAAGAGGCTGAGAAGCGGGGCGTTCCGTGCCGCTTTGGCGTGCAGTCTTTTGGCAACGAGGAGATGGCTCGCCAGCTAGTGCGAGATCTCGAGGCTCACACCACGTACCCGGTGCTACTCACTAGTGTGTCGACGGTTCTTGCTGCGCACACCGGCGCCGGCGTGCTCGCCATTTGTTGCGCCCCTGCGCGGTACTGA